CGGTGGGGACTCCGATGTCGATatcaaaaattttggtttttgcctttttttcagtatttatcTATTTGACTGTTCAATATGCTTATAAGGAAGTATTTATCGTTTAGATaaggttttgaaatttctgcacacgaaattaaatcaaaaaactttttttttcggaatcTCCCGAAAGTCTGACATATTTCGATCCATATATAGATATAAGGAACCCAAAAGTAGTCACTAAAACGTTACTCCGCACATCCTTCTCCATTCACCTCCAGGGGATTTGCGTCCAAAAATATTGTGATTATTACAGGAATAGATTAttcaaaatcatctttttgtattattttatctcACAGTGTTAAATTATATACAAAAATATTCATCTAAGTGCCGGTGGCTAGGTAGATATTTACATCTCCGCTTGGCAGCTTGGTAATTATCCACCACTAGTTAACTCTACCTTGGTGAAGAGTTAAGAAATAATCATTTGATAAACTTTCAATAGGGCAATTGGCATCGCAACTTATCGTAATAATGCAAACATTTCCGAGAAGACAATATTGGAAAATGGATGTCAATGAAGGAAATATAAATAAACTTGACAGGTCTTGGCTGGCCACCAACACCAGCACCTGTACAACAACAACTGAAGTGTGTCAATGATCATGTATTGTTACCCTTGGTGTTATCAAAACAAGCAGGCTGACATATCTGTCAACCAAAAACGGTTTATTTATGCGACTAAgaataaagtatttgaaagcCTAATGACCCAATTTGCCAGTCTCTAGCTAAATACTACAACAGGTACCGATAAGTAAGCACGTAATACTTCTTAAAAACCGTCAGGAGGAGACTAAGCTATTGAGTCATTCATCACGCCCTTAAAGCCAAGGCTATTCCCAAAATCATGGCCTGCAGTATATTCTAAAGCTCGTGAGAATGATTTATTCGTATTACATCATAACATATTTTACGCTTTGTTTTTGGAAGCAGATGTgaactgtttgtggaaaaaaaattttgttgaacaTTGATAAGGGCTGAGACGAGCGCCGGTGTTTTCATCATAAAGTTAATGTTCAAGAGAACTTAAAGTTTAGCTAAATCtcgttttttattattctcgAATTCTAATAATACCAAAATATAAGCCATTTAATTACCAATCAGCCATTTTTGTGGCGTCCTCAATTTGTGAGATGTTTAATGTGGTCTTATTTGATATTCAAGTATGacgcattttaaaataaaggttagACATATTCATCTTGAGGTTTTTCCTCCTGATTGTGGGGAAAAGTCAGCTGAAAGAGgccaaaaatgcaaaagaaagcaGTAGTTCACTGTGAATGAATGTATAGAGAAGTCAGCAATAACTGAGGCggcgaaaaaggaaaagaaaataacaaccttACTTGTTTAAAAGCGCCGCCGGCAATAGGACCAAAGGGGCGGCACAAATCTACGAGGTAGACTCTTTTAAGGTTTTATTCGACAAAGTTGCTTCGCACTTCGCTGAAAACGGTTTGTTTAGTCAATATGCGAGTTATTAGATTTACGCATGAGAGAACAGGGCATATCGAGCTAAGACAAGTCCACAATTAACgtatatttattaattttgtttatgcATGGGCgatctttaaataaatattagaaaCCCGTCCAAAATAGATAAAGAATCAATTCTCGGTCAATATCTCATTGtatttcatggcaaaaaaaaagagactaatTGATGTTatgtcttcctcttcttcttatTCTCCTTCCTGTAAAGAgaacatggaaaagaaaaagaaatttgtattcCTCCTCATATTGCAATAGAGTTTTCGACTCTGTAAGTGCAATTGCTTGTCAGCATTCGATGATTCCTTATTGATTAATATAAAAAttcgcaaaaaattatttctttaaggACACGGAAGTTTTTCCACATAAATGCAGGCGACCTCGAATCacgaacaacaacaaaacgccCTGGCTGTATCCTTTACTGCCTTTCTCACTTCTGTGATTTTCCAAAAGTAGAGAAAGGGATTCAGAGATGAGCTCAGATAAACTAAAGTTTTCGTAAAGAGCCACAGAGCATGAATTGCTGATCCACTAAGTACTGatcaaaattttccattcccaGACATGCAAGCCTGCTCGCtgagtttcacacaaaaagtCCTCTAAAAGGATATAAATGTTTACCAAAATTTGAGTCAGACTGCTGTTGGAAactcaaaatatctttttttttgctggaaatGTATGAAATGTATGCTAGAATATATGATAAGAAAATACCAATCATTTTATCAAAACTCATTTATAAAGATAAAAGTTGACTAAAAGAACTCTGGAAGATCTCGAGGTGTTTTAGGTCTCACATCGTGAGTTTGCATGAAAGCTCCCAGAGTATAACTGGCAATTCGCCACAGACTACACGCTGGAGCTCCTACTGGTGCTGGGTCTTACTGAAAGTACTGCCTTGGCCGTCAAAGTGAAAACCCAAAGGAGAATAATTGAGCCTACAAGTTGCAAACCAGTCATACCACTCAGTTTGAAAAGACACTTAAATCAACTTAAAGTTGTTAGAAGATTCAATCACTGACAGAGGGGCAATCTGAGTTACAATACTCAAAAAGTGAACTAACCCTTTCCATTGTCTATTTGCTTCTTCCACTTCTCTATTACACAAACCAGATGTTTCACCATTCGGTGGCACTGTGCATGATGGCCTGGCTCAGCAAGATTCACTTTCTTTACTTTGTTACTCACAATGTTACTGTTTTCCCTCTTGTTCCTGTTTGTCTTTGCTTTCAGGATAATCCTGTTTAACAGTTCTGTCACAAGGGACTGTGTAAGGTCTGAAAGTCCTTTAAAATGTGCAGCTGCCACAGCATACAGGGAACCTAAACATGTGAAATTCAACATTTAATCCTCGGCACATAGTTTAAAAAAGGTGttccaaacaaaaa
This is a stretch of genomic DNA from Pocillopora verrucosa isolate sample1 chromosome 12, ASM3666991v2, whole genome shotgun sequence. It encodes these proteins:
- the LOC131789582 gene encoding uncharacterized protein; translated protein: MRLVSSNRNFDNGASGYCCSIQRTKLYLGSLYAVAAAHFKGLSDLTQSLVTELLNRIILKAKTNRNKRENSNIVSNKVKKVNLAEPGHHAQCHRMVKHLVCVIEKWKKQIDNGKGRRIRRRGRHNIN